From a region of the Vallicoccus soli genome:
- a CDS encoding pilus assembly protein TadG-related protein, with amino-acid sequence MSVLVLGLVLVLVALVTVVVDVSAVFIAQRSLSGAADAAAVAAAGAVDEDAVYRGTAGGATLPLGDVRSAVVEQVTAAGVGQRFPGLAVDAASDGTTATVVLAADVPLPFVGVVAPDASWRVEVTASARSPYGP; translated from the coding sequence GTGAGCGTGCTCGTGCTCGGACTGGTGCTCGTGCTCGTCGCCCTCGTGACCGTCGTCGTCGACGTGTCGGCGGTGTTCATCGCGCAGCGATCGCTGTCCGGCGCGGCCGACGCCGCGGCGGTGGCGGCCGCGGGGGCGGTCGACGAGGACGCCGTCTACCGCGGTACGGCCGGCGGCGCGACGCTGCCGCTCGGCGACGTGCGCTCGGCCGTCGTGGAGCAGGTCACCGCGGCAGGCGTCGGACAACGCTTCCCCGGTTTGGCGGTCGACGCCGCGTCGGACGGCACCACCGCGACGGTGGTGCTCGCCGCCGACGTGCCGCTGCCGTTCGTGGGCGTGGTGGCCCCCGACGCGTCGTGGCGGGTCGAGGTGACGGCGAGCGCGCGGAGCCCGTACGGGCCCTGA
- a CDS encoding protease inhibitor I42 family protein — protein MEAPVEREVEPEVHGDAPVDVAVGDVLVVRLAEQATTGYAWQADVPDGLALVTDAAVPGGPAPGAAGARLLRLRADRPGSYEVGLRLQRAWEAAPLQRRGLTVRVSGRVSRREAYQR, from the coding sequence GTGGAGGCCCCCGTGGAGCGCGAGGTGGAGCCGGAGGTCCACGGCGACGCACCCGTCGACGTCGCGGTGGGCGACGTCCTGGTGGTGCGGCTCGCCGAGCAGGCGACGACGGGCTACGCCTGGCAGGCCGACGTCCCGGACGGGCTCGCGCTCGTGACCGACGCGGCGGTGCCGGGCGGGCCGGCGCCGGGGGCCGCCGGCGCGCGGCTCCTGCGCCTGCGGGCGGACCGGCCCGGCAGCTACGAGGTGGGCCTGCGCCTGCAGCGCGCGTGGGAGGCCGCGCCGCTGCAGCGGCGCGGCCTCACCGTGCGCGTCTCCGGGCGCGTCTCCCGGCGAGAGGCCTACCAGAGGTAG
- a CDS encoding C1 family peptidase yields MARNPSLDLDLLRATLDEVRAPWRMASTPMTELVEDEREWRLGVPPPPASARPLPAASVAAATSDELPARFDVRDVDGVDYDTPVKDQGACGSCVAFGTAAAMEVTYRRTGLTTEPLDLSEAHLFYCHARDEGRTCGTGWYPERALVAARSKGVTTEDKYPYVAGDQDGSGLAPDWQDSLATVTDFEMVTGDPLAMKRAIVERGAVVACLHVYQDFFSYGGGVYTHVTGEHAGGHCVLLVGYDDDEGCWLGRNSWGTGWGEGGYFRIAYGECLIEGYESAAVTDVVLSGPAPEPTEPPEWPGRYLRYPPLTVGDDVRQWQERMLERGHDLDADGQYGPASRDACRLLQEEHGLWADGVVGPLTWQATFS; encoded by the coding sequence GTGGCCCGGAACCCCTCGCTCGACCTCGACCTGCTGCGCGCCACCCTGGACGAGGTCCGGGCGCCCTGGCGCATGGCGTCCACCCCCATGACGGAGCTCGTCGAGGACGAGCGGGAGTGGCGCCTGGGCGTGCCGCCGCCCCCCGCCTCGGCGCGGCCGCTGCCCGCCGCGAGCGTCGCCGCTGCCACGAGCGACGAGCTCCCCGCGCGCTTCGACGTCCGCGACGTCGACGGCGTCGACTACGACACCCCGGTCAAGGACCAGGGCGCCTGCGGCTCGTGCGTCGCCTTCGGCACGGCGGCCGCGATGGAGGTGACGTACCGGAGGACGGGCCTCACCACCGAGCCGCTCGACCTGTCCGAGGCGCACCTGTTCTACTGCCACGCCCGCGACGAGGGCCGCACCTGCGGCACCGGCTGGTACCCGGAGCGGGCGCTCGTCGCCGCCCGGTCCAAGGGCGTGACGACGGAGGACAAGTACCCCTACGTCGCCGGCGACCAGGACGGGTCGGGCCTCGCCCCGGACTGGCAGGACAGCCTCGCCACCGTCACGGACTTCGAGATGGTCACTGGCGACCCGCTGGCGATGAAGCGCGCGATCGTCGAGCGGGGCGCCGTCGTCGCCTGCCTGCACGTCTACCAGGACTTCTTCAGCTACGGCGGCGGCGTCTACACGCACGTCACCGGCGAGCACGCCGGCGGGCACTGCGTCCTGCTCGTCGGCTACGACGACGACGAGGGCTGCTGGCTCGGCCGCAACTCCTGGGGCACCGGCTGGGGCGAGGGCGGCTACTTCCGCATCGCCTACGGCGAGTGCCTCATCGAGGGGTACGAGTCCGCCGCCGTCACCGACGTCGTCCTCTCGGGACCCGCGCCGGAGCCGACCGAGCCGCCCGAGTGGCCCGGGCGCTACCTGCGCTACCCGCCCCTGACCGTCGGCGACGACGTGCGCCAGTGGCAGGAGCGCATGCTCGAGCGGGGCCACGACCTCGACGCCGACGGCCAGTACGGCCCCGCCTCCCGCGACGCCTGCCGGCTGCTGCAGGAGGAGCACGGCCTCTGGGCCGACGGGGTCGTGGGGCCGCTCACCTGGCAGGCGACGTTCTCGTGA
- a CDS encoding S8 family peptidase encodes MPEYTVLRDLSDAPTAGPFESTGAGGLRAGLAAAVAAAADVPAEPRVDREDLAPRDVALLARDPRVLAIARVMPTRLVEPVAAEDEAPAGAQAQTAWGITAVGADRSSRTGAGVVPCVLDTGIDAGHAAFSGVTLVQQDFTGSGDGDRQGHGTHCAGTVFGRDVDGTRIGVARGVGQALIGKVLGDDGSGDSDMLFRGMQWASQNGAHVVSMSLGFDFPGLVQFLVDRGWPLDVATSAALEAYRANLRMFDAIMQLVARREAFGTGTLVVAAAGNESRRDEDPDHEVGASLPAAAEGVVSVGALGQGADGLGVAPFSNTFPLVSAPGVGVLSARTGGGLRSLSGTSMATPHVAGVAALWWEEVLASPVPPTVAAVTAKLLALATTQGLAPGADPADRGLGLVQSPVSAALPAPSPATVQLPGQSTGAAAQPVG; translated from the coding sequence ATGCCCGAGTACACCGTCCTGCGCGACCTCAGCGACGCGCCGACCGCAGGGCCCTTCGAGTCCACCGGCGCCGGCGGCCTGCGCGCCGGCCTGGCCGCCGCGGTGGCCGCCGCGGCCGACGTCCCCGCCGAGCCGCGGGTCGACCGCGAGGACCTGGCGCCGCGCGACGTCGCCCTGCTGGCGCGCGACCCGCGGGTCCTCGCGATCGCGCGTGTCATGCCGACCAGGCTCGTCGAGCCCGTCGCCGCCGAGGACGAGGCGCCCGCCGGCGCGCAGGCGCAGACCGCGTGGGGGATCACCGCGGTGGGCGCGGACCGGTCCTCGCGCACGGGCGCCGGGGTCGTCCCCTGCGTCCTCGACACCGGCATCGACGCGGGACACGCGGCCTTCTCCGGCGTGACGCTCGTGCAGCAGGACTTCACCGGCTCCGGCGACGGGGACCGGCAGGGGCACGGCACGCACTGCGCCGGCACGGTCTTCGGCCGCGACGTCGACGGGACCCGCATCGGGGTCGCCCGCGGCGTCGGCCAGGCGCTCATCGGCAAGGTCCTCGGCGACGACGGCAGCGGTGACTCGGACATGCTGTTCCGGGGCATGCAGTGGGCCTCGCAGAACGGGGCGCACGTGGTGTCCATGTCCCTGGGGTTCGACTTCCCGGGCCTGGTCCAGTTCCTCGTCGACCGCGGGTGGCCGCTGGACGTCGCGACGTCGGCCGCGCTCGAGGCGTACCGGGCGAACCTGCGGATGTTCGACGCGATCATGCAGCTCGTGGCGCGGCGCGAGGCCTTCGGCACCGGCACGCTCGTGGTGGCCGCGGCGGGCAACGAGAGCCGCCGCGACGAGGACCCCGACCACGAGGTCGGCGCGTCGCTGCCGGCGGCCGCGGAGGGCGTCGTCTCGGTGGGCGCCCTGGGCCAGGGCGCCGACGGGCTGGGCGTCGCACCCTTCTCCAACACGTTCCCGCTCGTCAGCGCCCCCGGGGTCGGGGTGCTGTCCGCGCGCACCGGCGGCGGGCTGCGCTCGCTCAGCGGCACGAGCATGGCGACGCCGCACGTCGCCGGGGTGGCCGCCCTGTGGTGGGAGGAGGTGCTGGCCTCGCCGGTGCCCCCCACGGTCGCCGCCGTGACCGCGAAGCTGCTCGCCCTGGCGACCACGCAGGGACTCGCGCCGGGCGCCGACCCGGCCGACCGCGGCCTCGGCCTCGTGCAGTCCCCGGTGTCCGCGGCGCTGCCCGCGCCGTCGCCGGCCACCGTGCAGCTCCCCGGGCAGAGCACCGGGGCCGCGGCCCAGCCGGTCGGCTGA
- a CDS encoding CpaF family protein — MGAVAVVEDEVRELVRRRGLDPVADPQAVRRLVDEVVADYDERSLSGSLPPLADLAGAARHVYDAVAGFGPLQKFLDDPTVEEVWVNEPTRVFVARRGVPELTTTILTAEQVRDLVEKMLKFSGRRVDLSTPFVDAMLPDGSRLHVAIPDITREHWSVNIRKFVVRATHLEDLVQLGTLSAQAAEFLDAAVASGLNVLVAGGTQAGKTTLLNCLSAAIPSRERVITCEEVFELKPPVPDVVAMQCRQPNLEGGGEIKLRRLVKEALRMRPSRIIVGEVRQEESLDLLIALNSGLPGMCTIHANSAREAVTKMCTLPLLAGENVGHGFVVPTVASCIDVVVHVATDREGRRRVREVVAVPGRVEGDVVEVADLFVERGERLVRADGWPPHTERFERAGYDLQRILGARAAA; from the coding sequence GTGGGCGCGGTCGCGGTGGTCGAGGACGAGGTGCGCGAGCTGGTGCGCCGGCGCGGCCTGGACCCGGTGGCGGACCCGCAGGCGGTGCGCCGCCTGGTGGACGAGGTGGTGGCGGACTACGACGAGCGGTCGCTGTCCGGGAGCCTGCCGCCGCTGGCGGACCTGGCGGGCGCGGCGCGGCACGTGTACGACGCGGTGGCCGGGTTCGGGCCGCTGCAGAAGTTCCTCGACGACCCGACGGTCGAGGAGGTGTGGGTCAACGAGCCGACGCGGGTGTTCGTCGCGCGGCGCGGGGTGCCGGAGCTGACCACGACGATCCTCACCGCGGAGCAGGTGCGGGACCTGGTCGAGAAGATGCTCAAGTTCTCGGGGCGGCGGGTGGACCTGTCCACGCCGTTCGTGGACGCGATGCTGCCGGACGGCAGCCGGCTGCACGTGGCGATCCCGGACATCACCCGGGAGCACTGGTCGGTGAACATCCGCAAGTTCGTGGTGCGCGCGACGCACCTGGAGGACCTGGTGCAGCTCGGCACGCTGAGCGCGCAGGCCGCGGAGTTCCTCGACGCGGCGGTGGCCAGCGGGCTGAACGTCCTGGTCGCGGGCGGGACGCAGGCAGGCAAGACGACCCTCCTGAACTGCCTCTCCGCGGCGATCCCGAGCCGCGAGCGGGTCATCACCTGCGAGGAGGTCTTCGAGCTCAAGCCGCCGGTGCCCGACGTGGTGGCGATGCAGTGCCGCCAGCCGAACCTCGAGGGCGGCGGCGAGATCAAGCTGCGCCGCCTGGTCAAGGAGGCGCTGCGCATGCGGCCCTCGCGGATCATCGTCGGCGAGGTGCGCCAGGAGGAGAGCCTGGACCTGCTCATCGCGCTGAACTCCGGGCTGCCCGGCATGTGCACCATCCACGCGAACTCCGCCCGCGAGGCCGTCACGAAGATGTGCACCCTGCCGCTGCTCGCCGGCGAGAACGTCGGGCACGGCTTCGTGGTGCCCACGGTGGCCTCCTGCATCGACGTCGTGGTGCACGTGGCGACCGACCGGGAGGGCCGGCGGCGCGTGCGCGAGGTCGTCGCCGTCCCGGGGCGGGTCGAGGGCGACGTCGTCGAGGTGGCGGACCTGTTCGTCGAGCGCGGTGAGCGGCTGGTGCGCGCCGACGGCTGGCCGCCGCACACCGAGCGCTTCGAGCGCGCCGGGTACGACCTGCAGCGCATCCTCGGCGCGCGGGCGGCGGCCTGA
- a CDS encoding TadE family protein, with protein sequence MRSAASPAPAPERRGDEGSAVVETALVTVVLLGLFLAILQLGLALHVRNTLVASAAEGARHGANADRTPADGAERARELITDALDPRYARAVSAGYETVDGVPTVVVRVEAVLPVVGLLGPDRGLVVTGHALREGA encoded by the coding sequence ATGCGCTCAGCGGCGTCACCGGCCCCGGCGCCTGAGCGGCGCGGCGACGAGGGCTCGGCGGTCGTCGAGACCGCGCTCGTCACCGTCGTCCTGCTCGGGCTCTTCCTCGCGATCCTGCAGCTCGGGCTCGCCCTGCACGTGCGGAACACCCTCGTCGCGTCCGCGGCCGAGGGCGCGCGCCACGGGGCGAACGCCGACCGCACCCCCGCGGACGGCGCGGAGCGGGCGCGCGAGCTCATCACCGACGCGCTCGACCCGCGGTACGCCCGCGCGGTCAGCGCCGGCTACGAGACGGTCGACGGGGTCCCGACCGTCGTCGTGCGGGTCGAGGCCGTCCTGCCGGTCGTCGGGCTGCTCGGCCCGGACCGCGGGCTCGTCGTCACCGGCCACGCACTCCGGGAGGGCGCGTGA
- a CDS encoding STAS domain-containing protein, whose amino-acid sequence MATVTAAQRGPAVVVTVTGDLDPASLAALHTDLVRLIAASAYRLVVDLTGTAGEPTGTARVLADVAQRVGRRRGWLRVAGGALTEAPAGTTLHDSVTSALG is encoded by the coding sequence GTGGCCACGGTGACCGCCGCGCAGCGGGGGCCGGCCGTCGTCGTCACCGTGACCGGTGACCTCGACCCGGCCTCCCTCGCGGCGCTGCACACCGACCTCGTGCGACTCATCGCCGCAAGCGCTTACCGCCTCGTCGTCGACCTCACCGGCACCGCCGGCGAGCCCACCGGCACCGCCCGGGTCCTCGCCGACGTCGCCCAGCGCGTCGGGCGCCGACGCGGCTGGCTGCGCGTCGCCGGCGGCGCGCTCACCGAGGCGCCGGCCGGCACCACCCTGCACGACTCGGTCACCTCGGCCCTCGGCTGA
- a CDS encoding DUF2235 domain-containing protein: protein MQRLVVLADGTWKSDEDASDRTNVEKLRDLVVQDDGGVLQDCRYLEGVGTRGGLDRWLGGAVGAGLSGKVLEGYRWLVERYRPDDQVFLLGFSRGAYTVRSLAGLVRNLGILRPEHAGRVDEAYAHYRDRDERWAPEGDLARRFRQAYAHPLPRIAFLGVWDTVGALGVPGGGPLAWWTRRRYGFHDVQLSGIVDRAYQALAIDERRGTFAPTLWTVDPAHAGHQVVRQTWFTGSHSDVGGGCPDSGLSDITLRWMAQGAAEAGLGLDTGRLPRDDRYDAPLHDSARALFRVLSLRDRAIGPAGSADVHRAARDRHERGVRPPYAPRNLLAWLQAQRGAGSRVPTA, encoded by the coding sequence GTGCAGCGACTCGTGGTCCTCGCCGACGGGACGTGGAAGTCGGACGAGGACGCCTCGGACCGGACCAACGTGGAGAAGCTGCGCGACCTCGTCGTGCAGGACGACGGGGGCGTGCTGCAGGACTGCCGCTACCTCGAGGGCGTCGGCACCCGCGGCGGGCTCGACCGGTGGCTCGGCGGCGCGGTCGGGGCGGGCCTGTCGGGGAAGGTGCTCGAGGGGTACCGCTGGCTGGTCGAGCGGTACCGGCCGGACGACCAGGTCTTCCTCCTCGGGTTCAGCCGGGGGGCGTACACGGTGCGCAGCCTCGCCGGGCTCGTCCGGAACCTGGGGATCCTGCGCCCGGAGCACGCCGGGCGCGTCGACGAGGCGTACGCGCACTACCGGGACCGCGACGAGCGCTGGGCCCCCGAGGGCGACCTCGCCCGGCGGTTCCGGCAGGCGTACGCGCACCCGCTGCCGCGCATCGCCTTCCTCGGGGTCTGGGACACCGTGGGCGCCCTGGGCGTGCCCGGTGGCGGGCCGCTCGCGTGGTGGACCCGGCGCCGGTACGGCTTCCACGACGTGCAGCTCAGCGGCATCGTCGACCGGGCGTACCAGGCCCTGGCCATCGACGAGCGGCGCGGCACCTTCGCCCCGACGCTCTGGACGGTCGACCCGGCGCACGCGGGGCACCAGGTGGTGCGCCAGACCTGGTTCACCGGCTCGCACAGCGACGTCGGCGGCGGCTGCCCGGACAGCGGCCTCTCGGACATCACGCTGCGGTGGATGGCGCAGGGCGCGGCCGAGGCCGGGCTCGGGCTGGACACCGGGCGCCTGCCGCGCGACGACCGGTACGACGCCCCGCTGCACGACTCCGCCCGCGCCCTCTTCCGCGTCCTGTCCCTCCGTGACCGGGCCATCGGTCCCGCCGGCTCCGCGGACGTGCACCGGGCGGCCCGGGACCGGCACGAGCGGGGGGTGCGCCCGCCGTACGCCCCGCGCAACCTCCTCGCGTGGCTGCAGGCGCAGCGGGGCGCCGGGAGCAGGGTCCCCACGGCGTGA
- a CDS encoding type II secretion system F family protein, which yields MPPHLSGALVGLLASVGLLLAVTRVPALRRPTLDDRLAPYLRDPGRTSRLLASQRALTPFPTLERIVGPLLRDATRGLERVLGGGHAVRVRLEQAGRGTTLEEFRVEQVLWGAGALLAALAASLLLIARGSVDQPVVLLVGCLLAGAGGVVARDRALGAQVARREQRMLQEFPTVAELLALAVAAGEGPIGALERTTRTSRGELSGELARALADARAGASLVQALQGIASRTSLPALARFVDGISVAVERGTPLADVLRAQAVDVREAGKRHLLEAGGRKEIAMMVPVVFLVLPVTVVFALFPGIVGLSFTA from the coding sequence CTGCCCCCGCACCTGTCCGGTGCGCTCGTCGGCCTGCTCGCCTCCGTCGGGCTCCTGCTCGCCGTGACCCGCGTGCCGGCCCTGCGCCGGCCGACGCTCGACGACCGGCTGGCGCCGTACCTGCGCGACCCCGGGCGGACCTCCCGCCTGCTGGCCTCCCAGCGGGCCCTCACCCCGTTCCCCACCCTCGAGCGGATCGTCGGGCCGCTGCTGCGCGACGCGACCCGCGGGCTGGAGCGGGTGCTCGGTGGCGGGCACGCCGTGCGGGTCCGGCTCGAGCAAGCCGGCCGGGGGACGACGCTGGAGGAGTTCCGCGTCGAGCAGGTGCTCTGGGGCGCGGGCGCGCTGCTGGCGGCCCTCGCCGCCAGCCTGCTGCTCATCGCCCGCGGCTCCGTGGACCAGCCCGTCGTGCTCCTCGTGGGCTGCCTGCTCGCCGGCGCCGGCGGTGTCGTCGCCCGCGACCGGGCGCTCGGCGCGCAGGTCGCCCGCCGCGAGCAGCGCATGCTCCAGGAGTTCCCCACCGTCGCCGAGCTGCTCGCCCTCGCCGTCGCGGCGGGGGAGGGGCCGATCGGCGCTCTCGAGCGCACCACCCGTACCAGCCGCGGCGAGCTGTCCGGCGAGCTCGCCCGCGCCCTGGCCGACGCCCGCGCGGGAGCCTCGCTCGTCCAGGCCCTGCAGGGCATCGCCTCGCGCACCAGCCTGCCCGCGCTCGCCCGCTTCGTCGACGGCATCTCCGTCGCGGTGGAGCGCGGCACCCCGCTCGCCGACGTCCTGCGCGCCCAGGCCGTCGACGTCCGCGAGGCGGGTAAGCGCCATCTGCTCGAGGCGGGCGGCCGCAAGGAGATCGCCATGATGGTGCCGGTCGTCTTCCTGGTCCTGCCCGTCACCGTCGTCTTCGCCCTGTTCCCGGGCATCGTCGGGCTCAGCTTCACCGCCTGA
- a CDS encoding C1 family peptidase, translated as MPDPDEAARPLDLDALQSALQDQGAPWSMSYTSMTALAEAERRVRLGVPPRPELEATAEADTAAALAATADSVGAPAAFDVRSVGGTSYDTAVKDQGGCGSCVAFGSAAAMEVVFRFTRRTTMPLDLSEAHLFYVHGRAEGRTCANGWWPDRALLAARDKGVTFEDYFPYTAGDQDGSRLNADWPNRLARATQYEVVSGDAARMKEMISTRGAVTACFNVYQDFFSYRSGIYRHVTGSLAGGHCVVLIGYDDAAGCWIARNSWGTGWGDGGYFRIAYGQCGIESYQTVAVHGVALRAWLPDQQVIGLWSNDADANTWAYGGQRGWLKLDGASPVTSHAMLGELAAAKALGRPVGMYEVDGAVKQLYAW; from the coding sequence ATGCCGGACCCCGACGAAGCCGCCCGACCGCTCGACCTCGACGCGCTGCAGAGCGCGCTGCAGGACCAGGGCGCGCCCTGGTCCATGTCCTACACCTCGATGACGGCGCTGGCCGAGGCCGAGCGCAGGGTGCGCCTCGGCGTCCCGCCGCGCCCGGAGCTCGAGGCGACCGCCGAGGCCGACACCGCCGCGGCCCTGGCCGCGACCGCCGACAGCGTCGGTGCGCCCGCCGCCTTCGACGTGCGCTCGGTGGGCGGCACCAGCTACGACACCGCCGTCAAGGACCAGGGCGGCTGCGGCTCCTGCGTCGCCTTCGGCAGCGCGGCGGCGATGGAGGTGGTCTTCCGGTTCACCCGCCGCACGACGATGCCGCTCGACCTCAGCGAGGCCCACCTGTTCTACGTGCACGGGCGGGCGGAGGGGCGCACCTGCGCCAACGGGTGGTGGCCCGACCGCGCCCTGCTGGCGGCGCGGGACAAGGGCGTGACCTTCGAGGACTACTTCCCCTACACCGCGGGCGACCAGGACGGGTCGCGGCTCAACGCCGACTGGCCGAACCGCCTCGCACGGGCGACCCAGTACGAGGTCGTCAGCGGCGACGCGGCGAGGATGAAGGAGATGATCTCCACCCGCGGGGCCGTCACGGCCTGCTTCAACGTCTACCAGGACTTCTTCAGCTACCGCTCGGGGATCTACCGGCACGTCACGGGCAGCCTGGCCGGCGGGCACTGCGTCGTGCTCATCGGCTACGACGACGCGGCGGGCTGCTGGATCGCCCGGAACAGCTGGGGGACCGGGTGGGGCGACGGCGGCTACTTCCGCATCGCGTACGGCCAGTGCGGCATCGAGTCGTACCAGACGGTCGCCGTGCACGGGGTGGCTCTGCGGGCCTGGCTGCCGGACCAGCAGGTCATCGGGCTCTGGTCGAACGACGCCGACGCCAACACCTGGGCGTACGGGGGCCAGCGCGGCTGGCTGAAGCTCGACGGGGCCTCGCCGGTGACCTCGCACGCGATGCTCGGCGAGCTCGCCGCGGCCAAGGCGCTGGGCCGACCGGTGGGGATGTACGAGGTCGACGGCGCCGTCAAGCAGCTCTACGCCTGGTAG
- a CDS encoding type II secretion system F family protein, producing the protein MGAALGLLLGIGLLLVWQSTAPPAPPRPRTRLTVRERTREMLAQAGIEAVTPAALLLSCLGTALVVGLALLVVSRSFPIAGAFALIAGWAPAALVRMRQRKRRTELRDLWPEVTDNLASAVRAGLSLPEALAQVGVRGPEPLRAPFRRFGEDYRATGRFAECLDRLKDALADPVADRIVESLRMAREVGGSDLGTLLRTLSGFLREDARTRAELETRQGWTVNAARLAVAAPWLVLLMLSTSPDAVDEYNSGAGLVVLAGGGAVCVVAYRLMVRLGRLPEEERVLR; encoded by the coding sequence ATGGGCGCCGCGCTGGGCCTGCTGCTGGGCATCGGGCTGCTCCTGGTCTGGCAGTCCACCGCGCCCCCGGCGCCGCCGCGGCCCCGCACGCGGCTGACGGTGCGGGAGCGGACGCGCGAGATGCTCGCCCAGGCCGGCATCGAGGCGGTGACGCCGGCAGCGCTGCTGCTCTCCTGCCTCGGTACGGCCCTCGTCGTCGGGCTGGCGCTGCTGGTCGTCTCGCGCTCGTTCCCCATCGCCGGCGCCTTCGCGCTCATCGCCGGCTGGGCGCCGGCGGCCCTGGTGCGCATGCGCCAGCGCAAGCGGCGCACGGAGTTGCGCGACCTGTGGCCCGAGGTCACGGACAACCTCGCCTCGGCCGTACGGGCGGGGCTGTCCCTGCCCGAGGCGCTGGCGCAGGTCGGGGTGCGGGGCCCGGAGCCGTTGCGCGCACCGTTCCGGCGCTTCGGCGAGGACTACCGCGCCACCGGGCGCTTCGCCGAGTGCCTCGACCGGCTCAAGGACGCGCTCGCGGACCCCGTGGCCGACCGGATCGTCGAGTCGCTGCGGATGGCGCGCGAGGTCGGCGGTTCCGACCTCGGCACGCTACTGCGCACGCTGTCCGGCTTCCTGCGCGAGGACGCCCGTACCCGCGCGGAGCTGGAGACCCGCCAGGGCTGGACGGTCAACGCGGCGCGCCTGGCGGTGGCGGCGCCGTGGCTCGTGCTGCTCATGCTCTCGACGAGCCCCGACGCGGTGGACGAGTACAACAGCGGCGCCGGTCTCGTCGTCCTCGCCGGCGGCGGCGCGGTGTGCGTCGTCGCGTACCGGCTCATGGTGCGCCTCGGGCGGCTGCCCGAGGAGGAGCGGGTGCTGCGGTGA
- a CDS encoding pilus assembly protein: protein MRRDDTGSAIVEFCFLGVLLMVPLAYVVLAVFHVQAAAYGAAAATRESGRAYTTTPAGGDAEGRAWAAAGVALADHGVDLADQDYALTCSADPCSSPGGTVRTTIAVDVPLPLLPRFLGDAATFRVEATHVQPVDRFRGAP, encoded by the coding sequence GTGAGGCGCGACGACACCGGCAGCGCGATCGTCGAGTTCTGCTTCCTCGGGGTGCTGCTCATGGTCCCCCTGGCGTACGTCGTCCTGGCCGTCTTCCACGTGCAGGCCGCGGCCTACGGCGCGGCGGCGGCGACCCGCGAGTCGGGGCGGGCGTACACGACCACGCCCGCCGGCGGCGACGCGGAGGGCCGCGCGTGGGCGGCGGCCGGCGTGGCCCTGGCCGACCACGGCGTCGACCTCGCCGACCAGGACTACGCGCTGACCTGCTCGGCCGACCCGTGCTCGAGCCCGGGCGGCACCGTCCGGACGACGATCGCGGTCGACGTCCCGCTGCCGCTGCTGCCCCGGTTCCTCGGGGACGCCGCGACGTTCCGGGTCGAGGCGACGCACGTGCAGCCCGTCGACCGGTTCCGGGGCGCACCGTGA